Proteins encoded together in one Catellatospora citrea window:
- a CDS encoding alpha/beta fold hydrolase, giving the protein MRVDRITSADGAPIVVHTTGTGPAVVVLHGGIVAQQRYHGLAEALEHRFTVHLYHRRGLPDAAPLDGAGTVATDLADLSAVLKHTGARHILGHGSGGFLALRAALSLPLYRVAVYDPILSVPGRDLLDQFEQALHAGDRARALTLLNRATHPDGPAAKLPFGLALRLNRMLLRRPGNRALADLLPTVAAEFRRIHEHDGLPGDYAAITAEVLLAAGARSPEHFAESCRALAEAIPHGQAIIIPGSAHDAPTVAHDEFVRPLSRFLAGSPVTA; this is encoded by the coding sequence ATGCGGGTCGACAGGATCACCTCGGCCGATGGCGCGCCGATCGTGGTGCACACCACCGGCACCGGGCCGGCGGTCGTCGTCCTGCACGGCGGCATCGTCGCGCAGCAGCGTTACCACGGGCTGGCGGAGGCGCTGGAACACCGGTTCACGGTGCACCTCTACCACCGCCGCGGGCTGCCGGACGCCGCCCCGCTGGACGGCGCCGGAACCGTCGCGACCGACCTCGCCGACCTGTCCGCCGTGCTCAAGCACACCGGCGCCCGCCACATCCTCGGGCACGGCAGCGGCGGTTTCCTCGCCCTGCGCGCGGCGCTGAGCCTGCCCCTGTACCGCGTCGCGGTGTACGACCCGATCCTGTCCGTTCCCGGCCGGGACCTCCTCGACCAGTTCGAGCAGGCGCTGCACGCGGGCGACCGGGCCCGTGCGCTGACGCTGCTGAACCGCGCCACACACCCCGACGGGCCCGCCGCCAAGCTCCCGTTCGGCCTCGCCCTGCGGCTCAACCGGATGCTGCTGCGCCGGCCCGGCAACCGCGCCCTGGCGGACCTGCTGCCCACCGTGGCCGCCGAGTTCCGACGCATCCACGAACACGACGGCCTGCCCGGCGACTACGCCGCGATCACCGCCGAGGTCCTGCTCGCCGCCGGCGCCCGCAGCCCGGAGCACTTCGCCGAAAGCTGCCGGGCGCTGGCCGAGGCCATCCCCCACGGACAGGCGATCATCATCCCGGGATCGGCCCACGACGCCCCCACCGTCGCCCACGACGAGTTCGTCCGGCCCCTGTCCAGATTCCTGGCAGGCTCACCCGTCACCGCCTGA
- a CDS encoding DUF5994 family protein, with protein MQSIVDSAIPATVSTTAATSPAARLALAPHRAEQAVLDGGWWPRTWNAAEELPALVTALAQRYGPIRHLMLNETVWPDHVRRLTVGSQAVRIGWFATQDPALAIALTARDEQLDLLVVPPSTPTAAAERALATAADPADFTHAADILAALPPQA; from the coding sequence ATGCAAAGCATCGTGGACAGCGCCATTCCCGCCACCGTCTCGACCACCGCCGCCACATCGCCCGCGGCCAGACTGGCTCTCGCACCTCACCGGGCCGAACAGGCGGTTCTCGACGGCGGCTGGTGGCCCCGCACCTGGAACGCCGCCGAAGAACTTCCCGCCCTGGTCACGGCACTGGCACAGCGATACGGCCCGATCCGCCACCTCATGCTCAACGAGACCGTGTGGCCGGACCACGTCCGGCGGCTCACCGTCGGCTCGCAAGCGGTGCGCATCGGGTGGTTCGCGACCCAGGACCCGGCGCTGGCCATCGCCCTCACGGCCCGTGACGAGCAGCTGGACCTGCTCGTGGTGCCGCCCTCGACCCCGACCGCCGCGGCCGAGCGGGCGCTGGCCACGGCAGCCGACCCGGCCGACTTCACGCACGCCGCCGACATCCTCGCCGCCCTCCCGCCGCAAGCCTGA